A portion of the Streptomyces rishiriensis genome contains these proteins:
- a CDS encoding ATP-binding protein — MNVHGPALGVQLAAERRHTFVGRAEQLAAFEAMLASNDSGPCVLYLHGPGGLGKTTLLHMIAEQARTAGCHVLRFDGRALAVSPASLTDAVGNQPPGERLVLMLDTFEQCQGLERWLYETVLPTLPSGTITVVAGRRPPSPAWRVDGAWSTALRVMRLTDLPRTDAEELLVRRRLPAKTRDDILAFAGGNPLALALAASVASGANALPQRWQPGADIVHSLLDQLIGDMPSDEHRRALEVCAHARTTTEELLRVVLPADAGRLFRWLRELPFVEPAPQGLFPHDIVRHLLDTDLRWRDPGTYRALNQSLRSHLLGQVRTAPAHSVMDRTLEYSYLQHRSGEDVSEYLGWDDPGGIFEDTLRHTDRAALLDLTASQAGRHSAQIAEFWMDNQPQGFRVYRNPHDNSPRAYICWLQLTAPEAGHLTADPVVAAAWQHTSSIPAGRHLGMMRFIIAGPEAYSPRSPVMGLISVRHTAELLHASGMTHSFLAFEDTEYWGPVAAYTQHHPAGTAQVGDRTHTLWAHDWTKMPLDRWLDKLDRQALPEDKPASEQLEPGMPLSRAEFDQAVREAVKYFQEPAKLAVNPLLRNAVRTRPGVTALDALREAVEEGVDALLAEPSTAGYHRVVAAAYFQGPTTQPEAAARLGMAFSTYRRHLNHALSRISDHLYDTLG; from the coding sequence ATGAACGTCCATGGCCCCGCACTCGGTGTCCAGCTCGCCGCGGAGCGTCGACACACCTTCGTCGGCCGGGCGGAACAGCTGGCAGCCTTCGAGGCCATGCTGGCCTCGAACGACAGCGGACCGTGCGTGCTGTACCTGCACGGGCCGGGAGGCCTGGGCAAAACCACGCTGCTGCACATGATCGCCGAACAGGCCCGCACGGCGGGATGCCATGTCCTGCGGTTCGACGGCCGCGCCCTGGCTGTCTCGCCTGCCTCGCTCACCGACGCCGTCGGCAATCAGCCTCCGGGAGAACGCCTGGTGCTGATGCTCGATACGTTCGAACAGTGCCAGGGACTGGAGCGCTGGCTGTACGAAACCGTCCTGCCGACGCTGCCTTCCGGCACCATCACCGTGGTCGCCGGACGCCGTCCGCCCAGTCCCGCCTGGCGCGTGGACGGCGCATGGTCGACCGCGCTGCGGGTGATGCGCCTGACGGACCTGCCGAGGACGGATGCCGAGGAGCTCCTGGTCCGGCGCCGCCTGCCGGCCAAGACACGCGACGACATCCTCGCGTTCGCCGGCGGCAACCCGCTCGCTCTCGCCCTGGCCGCCTCTGTCGCCTCCGGCGCCAACGCACTTCCACAGCGCTGGCAGCCGGGAGCCGACATCGTGCACAGCCTCCTGGACCAGCTCATCGGTGACATGCCCTCCGACGAGCACCGGCGCGCCCTGGAAGTCTGCGCCCACGCACGCACGACCACCGAGGAACTGCTGAGGGTCGTCCTGCCCGCCGATGCCGGCAGACTCTTTCGCTGGCTAAGGGAACTGCCCTTCGTGGAACCGGCTCCCCAGGGACTGTTCCCGCACGACATCGTGCGTCATCTGCTGGACACCGACCTGCGCTGGCGTGACCCGGGAACCTACCGCGCCCTCAACCAGAGCCTGCGCTCCCACCTGCTGGGCCAGGTCCGCACAGCGCCGGCGCACAGCGTCATGGACCGCACCCTGGAATACAGCTACCTCCAGCACCGCAGTGGAGAAGACGTCTCCGAATACCTGGGCTGGGACGATCCCGGCGGGATCTTCGAAGACACCCTGCGGCACACCGACCGCGCCGCGCTGCTGGACCTGACGGCCAGCCAGGCCGGCAGGCACAGCGCGCAGATCGCCGAGTTCTGGATGGACAACCAGCCTCAGGGGTTCCGTGTGTACCGCAACCCGCACGACAACAGCCCCCGCGCCTACATCTGCTGGCTGCAGCTCACCGCCCCGGAAGCCGGCCACCTGACGGCCGACCCGGTCGTTGCCGCGGCCTGGCAGCACACCTCCTCCATCCCCGCGGGCCGTCACCTGGGGATGATGCGGTTCATCATCGCCGGACCCGAGGCCTACAGCCCCCGCTCTCCGGTCATGGGCCTGATCTCGGTGAGGCATACAGCCGAGCTGCTGCATGCCTCCGGCATGACGCACTCGTTCCTCGCCTTCGAGGACACCGAGTACTGGGGGCCGGTCGCTGCCTACACCCAGCACCATCCGGCAGGTACCGCGCAGGTGGGGGACCGCACCCATACGCTGTGGGCCCACGACTGGACCAAGATGCCGCTGGACAGGTGGCTGGACAAGCTCGACCGCCAGGCGCTGCCCGAGGACAAACCGGCGTCCGAACAGCTGGAACCCGGAATGCCCCTCAGCAGGGCAGAGTTCGACCAGGCCGTACGCGAGGCCGTCAAGTACTTCCAGGAACCGGCCAAGCTCGCCGTCAACCCGCTGCTGAGGAACGCGGTCCGCACCCGGCCTGGAGTTACCGCACTCGACGCGCTGCGCGAGGCGGTCGAGGAAGGCGTCGACGCATTGCTGGCCGAGCCCTCCACCGCCGGATACCACCGCGTTGTGGCGGCCGCCTACTTCCAGGGCCCCACGACCCAGCCGGAAGCGGCCGCCCGTCTCGGGATGGCGTTCAGCACCTACCGCAGGCACCTCAATCACGCACTCAGCCGGATCAGCGACCATCTGTACGACACGCTGGGCTGA
- a CDS encoding helix-turn-helix domain-containing protein produces the protein MTAAELGQFLTARRHQTNPASLGLPAGARRRVTGLRRAEVAHLADISVDYYTRIEQGRSGSPTPAVLDALAQAMSLGTQERMFLFNLAGHMAPARHTPVSIHPAVDDLLHRLHHTPAMILSDLHEVLARNELAEELLGELPAGTGSACTLSYRWFTDPAARARVIDEDRDYYARTYVADLRRAAATRRGDPAVADLVARLRNASPCFARLWQAHEISVPARPVRLMHPDAGVVGVVFRHFTVTGAGQRLVWITAAHDQTQPPLPPRSVTAARRSAAPAFA, from the coding sequence ATGACTGCAGCCGAGCTCGGCCAGTTCCTCACCGCCCGCCGCCATCAGACCAATCCCGCAAGCCTGGGGCTGCCCGCCGGCGCCCGCCGACGAGTGACCGGCCTGCGCCGGGCCGAGGTCGCCCACCTCGCCGACATCTCCGTGGACTACTACACGCGCATCGAGCAGGGCCGCAGTGGATCCCCGACTCCCGCAGTGCTGGACGCTCTGGCCCAGGCCATGAGCCTGGGCACCCAGGAACGGATGTTCCTTTTCAACCTGGCCGGCCACATGGCACCGGCGCGTCACACGCCAGTCAGCATTCACCCGGCAGTCGACGATCTCCTGCACCGCCTGCACCACACACCGGCCATGATCCTGAGCGACCTGCACGAAGTGCTGGCCCGCAATGAACTGGCCGAGGAACTGCTGGGAGAACTGCCTGCAGGCACCGGCAGCGCGTGCACCCTGTCCTACCGGTGGTTCACCGACCCCGCTGCCCGGGCCCGCGTCATCGACGAGGACCGGGACTACTACGCGCGCACCTACGTGGCCGACCTGCGCCGTGCCGCCGCGACCCGCCGTGGGGACCCGGCCGTCGCCGACCTCGTGGCGAGGCTGCGAAACGCCAGCCCGTGCTTCGCGCGGCTGTGGCAGGCCCACGAGATATCCGTGCCCGCCCGCCCGGTGCGCCTGATGCACCCGGACGCGGGCGTGGTCGGCGTGGTCTTCCGTCACTTCACCGTCACCGGCGCGGGACAGCGTCTGGTATGGATCACCGCCGCTCACGACCAGACCCAGCCGCCGCTGCCTCCCCGGAGCGTTACGGCAGCGCGCCGAAGCGCTGCCCCGGCCTTCGCCTGA
- a CDS encoding LacI family DNA-binding transcriptional regulator gives MNEPVSPARSATIVDVARRANVSKTTASDALSGSGRVSEGTRRRIVEAAGELGYVPNAAARHLRSARTGTIALHIPQRAMGLTFYMEFAFAAARRAQDHGLDLTLLAPGDRTTGTPQIRADGIILIDPMPTDPVATALARVSLPLVCVGQFQTTGSTPAGLLHADHGAAMRELMDHLARAGATAPAFIGTDDDFQSDWAVLIRRTYEDWCHQHDITPHIGAVATDAPTAATSTLVTDMLTRRPDTDALICGPDGTAQIAHHTLQNLGRTIGRDILLAACVDSPALTLCTPPVTAINLRPQPYGHQAVELLTDLLTGTAQAPTERHHPIELITRTSTSRTASALA, from the coding sequence ATGAACGAGCCGGTGTCCCCAGCCCGCTCGGCCACGATCGTCGATGTCGCCCGGCGTGCCAATGTCTCCAAGACCACCGCTTCGGATGCGTTGTCGGGGTCGGGGCGGGTGTCGGAGGGGACCCGCCGGCGCATCGTGGAGGCGGCCGGGGAGCTGGGGTACGTGCCCAATGCCGCCGCCCGTCATCTGCGCAGCGCCCGCACCGGCACCATCGCTCTGCACATCCCGCAGCGTGCGATGGGCCTGACCTTCTACATGGAGTTCGCCTTCGCCGCGGCCCGCCGGGCCCAGGACCACGGCCTGGACCTCACCCTCCTCGCGCCCGGCGACCGCACCACCGGCACCCCCCAGATCCGCGCCGACGGCATCATCCTCATCGACCCCATGCCCACCGACCCCGTCGCCACCGCCCTCGCCCGCGTATCTCTGCCACTGGTCTGCGTCGGCCAGTTCCAGACAACGGGCTCCACGCCGGCGGGGTTGTTGCATGCTGATCACGGTGCCGCGATGCGGGAGCTGATGGACCACCTCGCCCGGGCCGGCGCCACCGCCCCCGCCTTCATCGGCACCGACGACGACTTCCAGTCCGACTGGGCCGTCCTCATCCGCCGCACCTATGAGGACTGGTGCCACCAGCACGACATCACCCCCCACATCGGCGCCGTCGCCACCGACGCCCCCACCGCCGCCACCAGCACCCTCGTCACCGACATGCTCACCCGCCGGCCCGACACCGACGCACTCATCTGCGGACCCGACGGCACCGCCCAGATCGCCCACCACACCCTGCAAAACCTCGGCCGCACCATCGGCCGCGACATCCTCCTCGCCGCCTGCGTCGACTCCCCCGCCCTCACCCTGTGCACACCCCCCGTCACCGCCATCAACCTCCGCCCCCAGCCCTACGGCCACCAAGCCGTCGAACTCCTCACCGACCTCCTCACCGGCACCGCCCAAGCCCCCACCGAACGCCACCACCCCATCGAACTCATCACCCGCACATCCACCAGCCGGACGGCGTCTGCCCTGGCCTGA
- a CDS encoding alcohol dehydrogenase catalytic domain-containing protein — protein sequence MRAALATAVNAPLSVIDRETPEPKAGEVLIKVTACGVCFSDLNLIRGHYPFARFPVIPGHEITGTIAAVGEGVTGLSVGDAVGAQFLYDSCGHCDYCVAGEQILCPKKRITGIVADGGYAEYAVFKAGYVTPLPAGMDPVAAAPLMCAGITAFNGLRKGGAKAGSRVAIIGAGGIGALAIRYAVAMGARVAVIGRSRRGEDHAKSLGAELFIPSADTDPAAALKAWDGGANLVLNAAPSTAAAAATLGGLAPDGTLLLCGYGSDPLTLPTQPMVLNRLRVMASPSGSPHDLRDTLAFSAAHDIFPSVTPISLDQAPDALDALGSGAGGGRSVITFA from the coding sequence ATGCGTGCTGCCTTGGCTACTGCCGTCAACGCCCCCCTGTCCGTGATCGACCGTGAGACGCCCGAGCCGAAGGCCGGTGAGGTACTCATCAAGGTCACTGCGTGCGGCGTGTGCTTCTCGGACCTGAACCTGATCCGCGGCCACTACCCCTTCGCCCGCTTCCCGGTCATCCCCGGCCACGAGATCACCGGCACCATCGCCGCGGTCGGCGAGGGCGTCACCGGACTTTCCGTCGGCGACGCCGTGGGCGCCCAGTTCCTGTACGACTCGTGCGGGCACTGCGACTACTGCGTCGCCGGCGAGCAGATCCTGTGCCCGAAGAAGCGCATCACCGGCATCGTCGCGGACGGCGGATACGCCGAGTACGCCGTGTTCAAGGCCGGCTACGTCACCCCGCTCCCGGCCGGCATGGACCCCGTGGCCGCCGCACCGCTGATGTGCGCGGGCATCACCGCCTTCAACGGCCTGCGCAAGGGCGGCGCGAAGGCCGGCTCCCGTGTCGCCATCATCGGCGCCGGCGGTATCGGCGCCCTGGCCATCCGCTACGCCGTCGCCATGGGCGCCCGGGTGGCGGTCATCGGCCGCTCCCGCCGCGGGGAGGACCACGCCAAGTCACTCGGCGCGGAGCTGTTCATCCCCAGCGCCGACACCGACCCGGCGGCCGCGCTCAAGGCATGGGACGGCGGCGCCAACCTGGTGCTCAACGCCGCACCCTCCACCGCCGCCGCGGCCGCCACGCTCGGCGGCCTGGCCCCCGACGGCACGCTCCTGCTGTGCGGCTACGGCTCGGACCCGCTGACCCTGCCCACCCAGCCGATGGTCCTCAACCGGCTGCGTGTCATGGCCTCCCCCTCCGGCTCCCCCCACGACCTGCGCGACACCCTGGCCTTCTCCGCCGCCCACGACATCTTCCCCTCCGTGACGCCCATCAGCCTGGACCAGGCCCCCGACGCCCTGGACGCCCTGGGCTCCGGCGCCGGCGGCGGCCGGTCCGTCATCACCTTCGCCTGA
- a CDS encoding SDR family oxidoreductase codes for MSTILITGAGSGFGALTARALADAGHTVYAAMRNTTTRNAERVTDAKNYAAENGVDLRTVELDVLSQESADAAIATVVSEAGGLDVIVHNAGHMVTGPTEAFTPDEMIAVYDTNVLGTQRVNRAALPHLRKQRNGLVLWVGSTSTKGGTPPYLAPYFAAKAAMDALAVSYAAELARFNVETSIIVPGSFTRGTNHFATGGHPGDQTVIPDYEAHYAGMMDQVSQRLAALAPADADVSQVADAIVEVVGTEHGKRPFRVHIDPANDGSETVSAVADHIRAEFLTRIGLEDLLHPHN; via the coding sequence ATGAGCACCATCCTCATCACCGGCGCCGGTTCGGGCTTCGGCGCGCTGACCGCCCGCGCACTGGCCGACGCCGGCCACACCGTGTATGCCGCGATGCGCAACACGACCACCCGCAACGCCGAGCGGGTCACCGATGCCAAGAACTACGCCGCGGAGAACGGCGTCGACCTGCGCACCGTCGAACTCGACGTTCTGTCCCAGGAATCCGCGGACGCCGCCATCGCGACCGTCGTCAGCGAGGCCGGCGGCCTCGATGTGATCGTCCACAACGCCGGCCACATGGTGACCGGCCCGACCGAGGCCTTCACCCCGGACGAGATGATCGCCGTCTACGACACCAACGTGCTGGGTACCCAGCGCGTCAACCGCGCCGCCCTGCCTCACCTGCGCAAGCAGCGCAACGGCCTGGTGCTGTGGGTGGGTTCGACGTCCACCAAGGGCGGCACCCCGCCGTACCTGGCCCCCTACTTCGCCGCGAAGGCCGCGATGGACGCCCTCGCCGTCTCCTACGCCGCCGAACTGGCCCGCTTCAACGTCGAGACGTCGATCATCGTCCCGGGTTCCTTCACCCGCGGCACCAACCACTTCGCCACCGGCGGCCACCCCGGCGACCAGACCGTCATCCCCGACTACGAGGCGCACTACGCCGGGATGATGGACCAGGTCTCCCAGCGCCTGGCGGCCCTCGCTCCCGCCGACGCCGATGTCTCCCAGGTGGCCGACGCGATCGTCGAGGTCGTGGGTACCGAGCACGGCAAGCGGCCCTTCCGCGTCCACATCGACCCCGCCAACGACGGCTCCGAGACCGTCAGCGCGGTCGCCGACCACATCCGCGCCGAGTTCCTCACCCGGATCGGCCTGGAAGACCTGCTGCACCCGCACAACTGA